The genomic stretch ctattatcctcagtaattttccatccaagttgtcagacccaagtggcttgtcattgttgatagacaacaatacttttttcacctcttccacactcactttatggaattgaaaattacaatgcttgtctttcataatttgatcagttatacttggatgtgtagtgtcagcctttgttgctggcatgtcatgcctaaatttgctaatcttgccaatgaaaaaatcattaaagtaattggcaatatcagtgggttttgtgatgaatgagccatctgattcaatgattGATGGAGCTGAGTGTGTGCCATATACATACTGTACCTGCCTTTGTCAGGAAAAGCCTGTGCCAGTTGATCTGTCAAGCCGTCACTGTTCCTCACAACCAGCGTTGGGGTAAGCCTCTGCCTCCTGGCTCTGAAACATGTACTGGAACACAGCAACACAGAGTGGGGGGATTAGATACTCCTGAAGATAACACTGACCAGTACTTTCAATTAACTGCAGAGACGCTACCTGCACAGCACACACTGATTAATCTACCCAAGAAGTAAGAAGGTATATTGTTGACACATTTTTCGACCATTACCTGCCCTTGTCTGACTAAAGCCACAGAAATGTATGGCTGACACAGTAACTGACAACTTGTGCTGACTTTACTGGCGGGTTGATTTCACTGAATATAACTAGACTTTAAGACAATATATGCAGAGCTAATTCAAACACCATAAACATATTCTACTCACTGATTTCAGATTGGACTCCATATCAGTAAAGTTCCACTCACTCAAGGGCAGGTTGAAATTGAATGGCTGTAAAGACAGAACAGCGTCATATCAATCTGAGCTGCTGGGATCACTGTCTGACTCATTCCTACCTAGTGAAGAGAAACTAGAGATCTTCAAATGGGAGGTATTATATATCTTCCTGCAGTAATTTTGTATCCCATGCCTTTGTGACACAGTACTTGAACAAACTCTGTGTCTGCCAAGTTTTGGAGGGTATTACTCACATCCATGACAGCAGCGGTGGGCTCCACACTCTGCTGGTGGGTCCTCAGGAGAAGCTGCAGGTCCTCCAGACTCATGTCCACATTCTCTACAGCATCAGGTACCTCTGGCCTACAACACACATATCACACTACTAGGGCTTCACTggtaaacaatacattcatatgTAATAATAAAAACGATGTAGAACTTATTATTGAGCTTGGAAAACGAATGGACGTGTGTATGTCTACCTCTCCAGAGCAGGTCTCGTGATCCTCCTGTCTGCTCCAGACCCTCGGCCCTCCAGGACGGATTGTACCATGGCAACAGGGAGGATGGGGGGTTCAGAACACACCTCACAGGAGCCCAGTGGGACGCCCTCCCCCCGGCCTCTCACCCCTGGGCTCACTGGCTCCTCTTTGATCAGCATCATACACTTATCCCTGTGTGGGGACAGAAACACAGTAGTCTTATCTGTTTATTTCAGTCCTGCTGAATAAGGCTTCTCAACAAAAGATTTCATCCAATCTCGACTACATACTGGATTTTGTTGCTTTGGAAGCCACTACAGGATAAAATGTGACTTTGCTTTTGTTCTTTGACCCTCACCTTGTCTCCTCTGTTTGCATTTGAATGGCCAAGTTGCTGGGTTGTGACATTTCAGTAACGTCTGATATGATTGGTCCTCCTGTCATTGCACTATTGGAGCAAGAGGCAGTTTCTGTTGATGGCTGTGGAGAAGGAACAGTAATAGAGTTTAATTAAAGGTTTGTGAAGCTCACAGCCTGACAGTCACTATGCAGTTAAAAATATAACGTTTTTTTCTATGATAGTCATGATGTCCCAATGCTAAATGGAAACTGTAAACACAGTACAACTAGCACCATACGGTGTAGAAATAGTGTAATGGTGAAAGGTATGGGGcagaaggtagcttagtggttaagagcgttgtgccagtaaccgaaaggtcgctggttctaatccccgagccgactaggtgacaaatctgtcgatgtgcccttgagcaaggcacttaaccctaattcctcctgtaagtcgctctggataagagcgtctgctaaatgacaaaaatgtaaaatgtagagtgGGTTCTTACCGACTGGATATAGAAATGCTCATGCAGGGGCTCCATTTGGTGGTTATGATTGAACTTAGAGGCTGGGGGTGTGGTGGAGCCATCATCCAACATAAGGGGACTGGGAGGGCCAGGGATCACCATGAGGGGGAATATAGAGAAATCAATGGGAAATACTCTCTTCTCTTTTGCAATGACATGCCTTAGAACTCTAAACTCATAATTTATAGACTGAGAGACTTAGAGAGCTGTATCTGCTTAGCCTTACTGTATGAGAGCCGAGGATAAGGGGAAATAACTGTAACCTTTCTGATGGCTTGGAAGGGTGAGTCGAGAAAGCAGTGGTAGTTTTGAAAAACTACATGTTCAATAAAGTTACGCTTGTATCGAACATGTAGGCCTTAAAACACCCACTTGCTTTTTGACCACTGAGAAAAGTTAATAAGTTAGGAATTACAATATGTAATTGACATTTCTGATCATTTTCTTTCATTCATCTTATATCAACCACTGCTGTTTCTATTTTGCCAAAGCAGTGTACACATAATGTAATATCTCTATCAGTAATATCTCTACTCtccttagaaaaaaggtgctatctagaacctaaaaggtttcttcggctgtccccataggagaaccctttgaagatcCCTTTTTGGTTCTGGGTAAAACCCTTTTTGTtctaggtagaactattttggtttccatgtagaaccctttccaaagAGGGTTCTACaaggaacccaaaagggttctcttatggggatagccaaagaacccttttggagcccttctttctaagagtgtaccattACTAACCACCAACAGCGGGGCACAATGACAGCATAAATTGTATTGTAGAGCACAGCTATGGCACAGTGTTATGAATGTTATTGGAAACGGTATAAACAGATATGAAAAATGTCCAGTTAAAGTGATGTCAGTTCTAAATCTTTAGGCGGTATGGATGTGACAGAAAATTTGAGTGTTTTATGTCACTGTGCCTTGTTCTTTGACTTTGACCGATTTGTTCACACGGGTCACACAAGCTGATGGTGCATTTCCCATAGAGGGTAGAGGGTCATGCGTCCTGGTTCAGTGGGGTGGTGTGGGTGTGAGAGGATGGGAGGGGTGGgtgagtgattgtgtgtgtgtgtgtgaggggcttAGGGCTCAGTAGGTCTGATTCAGCATTCAGCTCCATTCATCCTAGCTGGGATTGTGCAGCGCGTCAGCTGAGCACATACAGCTGAGTTGGCCGTTCCCACTGATGTGTTCGTGTGTTTGTGTTACTATTGTCGAATTGTTAGTATGGTGTGTTAATGAGTGTATGTacatacaagtgtgtgtgtgtttttgagtgCATGTATTGTGAATCttagcctttgtgtgtgtgtgtgtgggcacgcACCACAAAGCGAGGCAGAGTACTCACAGCTTTCTCTTAATTCCTACAGTACTGGGTGTGTTTGATTGCATCTGGCTGAAAAGGAACTGAATCAGCTATAAAGGAGCAAAACACAGAGAATGATTCAGCACCAAAGTAATACACTGacttcctgttctctctctcttttcctctctctctaattcaaacacacacaggctctctctctcacacacacacacaggctctctctctctctctctctctctctctctctctctctctctctctctctcgcacacacacacacacacaggctctctctctctctcacacacacacacaggctctctctctctctctctcacacacacacacacacataggctctctctctcacacacacacacacacacacacacacacacacacacacacacacacacacacacacacacacacacacacacacacacacacatgctctctctctctctctctcacaacacacacacacacacacacacacacacacacacacacacacacacacacacacacaggctctctctctctcacacacacacacacacacaggctctctctctctctctcacacacacacacacacacacacaggctctctctcgctctctcacacacacacaacacacacacacacacacacacacacacacacacacacacacacacacaggctctctctctctctcacacactcacacacacacacacacacact from Coregonus clupeaformis isolate EN_2021a chromosome 29, ASM2061545v1, whole genome shotgun sequence encodes the following:
- the LOC121576653 gene encoding heat shock factor protein 1-like isoform X1; translation: MQESPGSIGVDGGYASNVPAFLTKLWTLVEDPDTNHLICWSSTPQSGLQNPQNTGTSFHVFDQGRFAKEVLPKYFKHNNMASFVRQLNMYGFRKVVNIEQSGLVKPERDDTEFQHLYFLQGHEHLLEHIKRKVSIVKSEETKVRQEDLSKLLYEVQVLRSQQENMECQMQDMKQQNEVLWREVVSLRQNHTQQQKVMNKLIQFLFSQMQSNTPSTVGIKRKLPLMLDDGSTTPPASKFNHNHQMEPLHEHFYIQSPSTETASCSNSAMTGGPIISDVTEMSQPSNLAIQMQTEETRDKCMMLIKEEPVSPGVRGRGEGVPLGSCEVCSEPPILPVAMVQSVLEGRGSGADRRITRPALERPEVPDAVENVDMSLEDLQLLLRTHQQSVEPTAAVMDPFNFNLPLSEWNFTDMESNLKSYMFQSQEAEAYPNAGCEEQ
- the LOC121576653 gene encoding heat shock factor protein 1-like isoform X2, whose protein sequence is MQESPGSIGVDGGYASNVPAFLTKLWTLVEDPDTNHLICWSSTGTSFHVFDQGRFAKEVLPKYFKHNNMASFVRQLNMYGFRKVVNIEQSGLVKPERDDTEFQHLYFLQGHEHLLEHIKRKVSIVKSEETKVRQEDLSKLLYEVQVLRSQQENMECQMQDMKQQNEVLWREVVSLRQNHTQQQKVMNKLIQFLFSQMQSNTPSTVGIKRKLPLMLDDGSTTPPASKFNHNHQMEPLHEHFYIQSPSTETASCSNSAMTGGPIISDVTEMSQPSNLAIQMQTEETRDKCMMLIKEEPVSPGVRGRGEGVPLGSCEVCSEPPILPVAMVQSVLEGRGSGADRRITRPALERPEVPDAVENVDMSLEDLQLLLRTHQQSVEPTAAVMDPFNFNLPLSEWNFTDMESNLKSYMFQSQEAEAYPNAGCEEQ